DNA from Chitinophaga pendula:
TGTATTGCCGGAACAGGCTGAGCTGGCCACGACCGGGTATATGCTGGCAACACCGTCACAGCATCCCGGAGACAGTACCTATGCCGAGTTGTCCTGGAAGGATGGCAAGCTGGTATTTTCCAATGAAACCTTTGAGCAGATCGCCTTACAACTGGAACGCTGGTATGGCATAACGATCATCTTCGATGATGCCACGTTAAAAACATTCAGATTTACCGGTAGTTTCCGGGGAGAGTCTTTGCCACGAATAATGGAAGCATTACAATATTCCAATCCGTTCCGCTACGAAATACAGGAAGGAACAATGCGCATTTACAAATAACAACAGTGAACAATTTCCAACAAAAAACATCAAACATTCCATGACATTACAGTAAACCACGAGCAACCAAAATGAAAAGGGAAATGCGGACACATTTCCCTCTTGCCAAAGTTCAATTTTTTGATCATGCAGTACCCGACCGTCGAAAGTAAGGGTGACTGCCGCTATTTTATTGACCTTTAACGCCACTAAAGTATGAAAAAAAACAAACTTTCCGGGGGCCGGCCCAGTGCGCCCGGGATGCGTGTACTTGTATTCCTCCGATTTATGAAGCTAACCACGATACTATTGCTGGGAGCTTGTCTACAGGTGTCAGCCAACGCTTATTCCCAGCAGGGGAAGATCACGATCAACACAAAACGGATGCAACTTGCCCAAGTGTTATCGCTGATCGAAAAACAAGGTAATGTACGGTTCGTGTACAGCAACGATGTATTGCCTAATCAGCAGTTTGTTGCCGTGACTGTAAAAGACGAAACTGTCGAAAGGGTGCTGAGTGAGATATTGCGTAATACTTCGCTCACCTTCCGGCAGCTGGACAAAGAGCTGATCGTGATCGCTCCCGGCGCTACCGTGATACAGAACATCCCGGTAAAAGGAAAGGTGACCGATAGTAAAGGCGATGCGCTGATAGGTGTGAGCGTGCAGATAGCGGGTACCTCCCGTGGTACTATTACCGGAGCAGACGGTAGTTACCAGATAGAGGCGCCTGGCAGCGCTACGCTGGTATTCAGCTATATCGGTTACCTGCAGCAGCAGATCGCGGTGAACGATCGTACCCGTATCGACCTGGTATTGCAGGAAGATACCAAAGGGCTGAGTGAAGTGGTGGTAGTAGGATATGGTGCTCAGAAGAAAGTGAACCTGACGGGTTCTGTTGCTACAGTAAGTGCGCAGCAACTGACCGCCCGTCCGGTGACGAACGTACAGAATGCATTGCAGGGGCTGGTACCCGGCCTGACGGTATTGAGCCGCCCCGGTGATGTAGGCCGGGATGCGGGTACCATCACCGTGCGTGGACGTACCAACCTGTCCAGCCCTGGCCCTATGGTGATCATTGATGGGATACCATCTTCGAACAGGGACCTGGCCGCGCTGAACCCCAACGATATCGAGAACATGTCTGTGCTGAAAGATGCGGCCTCCTCTGCTATCTACGGTTCGCGTGCCGCAAACGGGGTGATACTTATCACCACCAAAAAAGGGACAGCAGGCAAGATGAGTGTAGACCTTAATGCCAGCTATGGTATTCAGTCGCCTACCCGTATCCCTAAATACCTTGGTTCCGGAGACTATGCCAGGTTGTATAATGAAGCGTTGACCAACGCTGGTAAGTCGCCGATCTATAAGCCGGAGCAGATCGCCAGATTTGAGAATGGCAGCGACCCGGACCTGTATCCCAATACCGACTGGTACGGACAGACCCTGAAGAAAAATCCCACCTATAAAGACGTACAATTAGGCGTAAGCGGTAGTTCGAAGAACAGCATGTACTACCTGAGCTTCGGCTATATGAACCAGGAGTCGCTGGTGCCCTACAAAGGTTCCAACCGGTATACCGTACGTTTAAATACTTCTTCGCAGGTATTACCGATCCTGAACATCGGTGCTAACGTATCTATGGTAAAACAGGATATCGACAATAATGGCGGCGACCTAAGCTGGACAGAGCTGAACCGTTCGCTGCCGACAGCAGTAGCGCGGCATAGCGATGGCAGCTGGGGTACGGTGAATGGCGGTGTGACCGATGGGACTACGGCCAAGAACAATGTGCTGCGTATACTCGATGAAGCTGGTCGCCGTAAAGACCGGGACTTTACTTTCATGGGCGGACTGAATGGAACGCTGACACCGCTGAAAGGATTAACCATCAAAGGGCTGGCATCGCTGAAGATGGACTACCGCACAGCCAACCGTTTCTGGAGTACGATGCCGCCGCTGACAGACTTTATCACCAAACAACCGCTGGCATCCACACAGAATAAGATCAACGAGATGCAGGAGAAGTGGATACGTCAGCAGGAGGTATTGTTGCAAGCCTATGCAGAATATGAGAAGAGTCTCAACCGGCATCATACGCGTGTGATGGTGGGTGCTTCGCAGGAAAGCAATATATACCGTGACCAACTGACCGGCAGGAGGAATTTCCCGGTGAACAACCTGGGTACGGTAGGTGCGGGCAGTTCCAATCCCGCAGACTTCAGTACCGAAGATAAACTGACCGATCTTACAGCAGCCAGGAAGCCTAACGGTACTTACAGTGAGTCCTGGGCGATGCGTTCTTTCTTCGGCAGGATCAACTATAACTATGATGAAAAATATTTGTTAGAAGCCAACTTACGCCTGGACCTTTCTTCCCGTTTTGACCCTGATTACCGCAAAGCCTGGTTCCCTTCCGTATCTGCCGGATGGCGCTTGTCTGAAGAACAGTTCATGAAAGATATCAAATGGATTGACAATCTGAAGCTGCGTACTTCCTGGGGGGTACTGGGGAACCAGAACGAAGTGGTACCCGGTAACTACTACACCTTCCTGACCACTAACCTGGGGTATGGATTTGACGGTGTTGCCGCTGATGGTATCTGGCAGGTAAGAGGGGTGAACCGCCAGACCTCCTGGGAGAAGGTATATATGACCAATGTAGGGGTGGATGCGACCCTTTGGGAGGGTAAGCTCTCTGTGACAGCGGATTATTTCATAAAGAGGACAGAAGGTATCCTGCTGGCTAAAAACTTCCCTGCTACTTACGGCATAGAGAAGGTGGCTTTTGTGAATGCCGGTTCTACGCGCAACCGGGGCGTAGAGATCATGTTGTCGCATAGCAACAGGATCGGAAAGGATTTCACTTATGACATTTCGGTGAACGTATCCAAGATCAAAAATACCATCCTCAGCCTGGGCGACGACCGGCAGCGTATCAACAGCTACTGGATAGAGAAGGTAGGCGAGTCGGTAGGTTCCTTTTTCGGATATGAAGCGATCGGACTGTTCCGCGATGAGAATGACGTGAAGCAGCACGCTACACAAAGTGTGGCTACCCGTGCCGGCGATATCAAATATAAAGACCAGAATGGCGACGGCAAGATCGACGCCAACGACCGGGTTGTGATGGGTAATGATGTGCCGTGGCTAAACTATGGTATCAACCTGGGTATGGTTTATAAGGGGATAGACTTGAATGTGATCACCTACGGCGTATCTGATGTGAAGGTATACCTGGTGAATGAGGCCTCCTTTTCGTTTTTCAACGGCGCTGGTGTAAAACCTTATCACCTGAACCGCTGGACCAAAGATAATCCGGACCCCAATGCCCAGTATCCCCGTTTGCTGACCAGCGCTGATGGTTCACATAACTACCAGAACATCTCTTCCTTCTGGTTGTATAACGGTGCTTATTTCCGTATACGATCCATTACGGCCGGTTATACTTTGCCTGCCAATTGGACTAAACGGGTGGGGATGAAATCGGCACGTATCTATATCGCTGCCAACAACCCTTTTACGTTCATGGCGGACAAGCGGCTGACCGATTATGATCCGGAGATGGCATCCGGCCGGGGTGGTTATCCTGGTGTGAAGACATGGGCAGCAGGTGTGAATATTAAATTCTAAACAAGGCAAAACAGACGAGTATGAAAAAAGTGACTTTTATAATAGGTACGATCATCGTTTTGTCCGGACTGTGGAGTAGTTGTGGGAAGGATTTCCTGGAGCGGGTGCCGGAGAATGAAATACCGGAAGTGAATTTCTGGAAAAATGACAACGATGCCTACCTGGCATTGAACGGTATATATAATTCGCTGGGGAAAGAAGTGATCTACGATGATGGGGCGACGGACAATGCCCATGCGCAATATCAGTGGGAGAGCAATGCGACCTTTATTTCGCAGGGCACCGTTACTACGGATGTGAATGAAGGGTGGGATTATAACGCGATCCGCCGGGCCAACTATTTCCTGGAGAATGTAGATAAGGTGAACATGAATGATGCGTTGAAGGCACGTTATAAAGCGGAAGCGCGTTTCCTCCGGGCTTACTATTACTGCAACCTGGTCAACAAGATCGGAGATGTTCCGTTGGTGACCAAAGTGTTGACGGCGGAGGGCTCCTATGTGCCTCGTGATCCACGTGCGACGGTGCTGAATTTCATCCTGACGGAATTGGACGAATGTGCGAAGGTGTTACCCGAGCGTTATGCCGGTGGCGGTACTGACAACGGGACGCATACAGAACGGGGCAGGGCGACCAAAGGCGCGGCACTGGCCCTCAAAGCACGCATGCACCTGTATAACGGGCAGTGGCAACAGGCGGTGGATGCCGCGAGTGCAGTAATGGCGATACCTGGGTATGACCTGTTTACCGTTAGCAGCGAGAGTGGCCGTGACACGCAGGATAATTATGCTGCCTGGGTCAACTTTACAGATGCCGCAGAGCAACGCCGTTTCCGTTTGGGATTACGCAGCTATGAGAAACTATTTATTGCAGCTAACAATAACAACAAGGAAGTGATCTTTGACCGGCAACTGATCAAACAGCGGGACGACAAGAGTACCACGACCTTCCTGTTGTCTGCCGATATGGGAGGCTGGAGCTCTGTGACACCTACGCAGGAGCTGGTCAATGCCTATGAAAGTTTTAAGACAGGACTGCCGGTAGTACCGCCGTCACCTGCTGAACGAGCCAAACGATATGCTGCGCGGGAGACGGATCCTTTATTCTATGAAGAATACAAGAACAGGGACCCCCGGTTTTATGCCAGCATATTATTTGACAAAAGTCCCTGGAGCAACCTGGAAGCCAACTATGTATTTAAATGGATCAAAGGTGGTAGTAACCGCTCCCGGACAGGTTACAATTTCCGTAAGCTGGTAGATCCGGATGCCTGGAATGAGCGTATTAATAGTTACGCCAATACGATGCTGCTCCGGTTTGCAGAAGTGTTGTTGACTTATGCGGAAGCTAAGAATGAACTGAGCGGACCGGATGCTACGGTGTATGATGCGATCGATCGTATCCGGGTGCGCGCCGGCATGCCGGTATTGGACCGTGCGCAATACGGTACACAGGACCGCCTTCGTACTGCGATCCGCCGGGAGCGCAGGATAGAACTGGCCGTAGAAGGCCAGCGCTATATGGATATACGTCGCTGGAAGATCGCTCCCGACGTGATGAAGACCATCATGGACTTGGAGAATACACCCGCGCAGGACCGCGTATGGAATGATAAGCTCTATCTTATGCCGGTGCCTCAAAAGGAAAGGGACCTGAATCCACAGTTGACACAGAACTCCGGTTACTAACCATTATTATAGAGAACAGGAACAATGAAAACAAGGGCGTCCGGAAAGGGCGCCCTTTGTGTGAATAGGTAGGAGGTTTTTGACCAGCGCTTCCCGGAATGTCAGGTTAAATTGTATATTGGGAAATATGGTCCATCAGTTTGAGTATATTTTGTTGTTTGTAGCCGGGCTGCTGATCATCAGCATTATGTCCGGACGGTTCTTTTCCCGCTTTGGTTTTTCTTCTTTATTGATCACCCTTTGTATCGGCCTGCTGTTTGGTAACGGCGGCAAATATGATTTCGACTATAATAATCCCGGCGTGACCCTGCGTATCAGTGAGATCGCGCTTTGTTTTATCCTTTTTTCCGGTGGGCTGGGTACGCACTGGTCCAGGAGCCGTCGTATACTGCTGCCCGGATTGCTGATGTCTGTGGGAGGCACCTTGTTGACAGCCCTCACTTTAGGTACCGGCATACATTTCCTGCTGGGATGGCCCTGGTTATTGTCGGTGCTGATGGGGGCGATCGTATCTTCTACAGATGCGGCAGCGGTATTTTCTATCCTGGAGAGTACCGGCCTGAAGCTGAAGAATGGATTGAGTGACACGTTGGAATTTGAATCCGGTACGAATGATCCCATGGCTTATTTCCTGACCTTCTCGCTGACGACGATGCTGACGATGCCTGAACAATCCTGGAAGGAAATGTTATGGAACTTCCTGGTGAATATGAGTATCGGTGCTTTTACGGGTTACCTGGCAGGAAGGGGCGCCACCTGGATGATGTTGCGGGCACAGCTGAAGAGAGGGGAGAGTGCGGTGGTATATATTGGATTGGTGCTGCTGTTGTATGCCCTGAATGTGATAGCCGGTGGCAGTGCGCTGCTGGCCATGTATATAGCCGGTATCGTGATCGGTAACACGCCTGATCTGAACCGGGAGGAAAGTGAGAATTTTTTCACCAGCTTTAACTGGCTGATGGAAACGATCCTGTTCCTGGTGCTGGGGTTCCAGCTTTATCTGCAGGACCTGAAGTTTGCCATATGGGATGGCCTGATCATTTCCGGCATGCTGATGTTCGTGGCGCGTCCGTTGGGGGTCATGATCGGGTTGCTGCCGGCGGCGCAATATAAACTACGGGAGAAAGTATTTCTTTCCTGGGTGGGATTGCGGGGAGCGACGCCTATTGTGTTTGCCCTGATACCGGTAGTGCACCAGGTGCAGCAGTCGGTACAGCTGTTCAATATCTCCTTTGTGATCGTGCTGACCTCTATATTATTACAAGGTAATACGGTAGGGCAGGTGGCTGGTTGGTTGAAGGTAAAGGAAGCTGAAGGATAACGGGATAATGGCAGTGCCTCAAAAAAATACATTGAAATATTTGGATGTATTGATTTAAGATGTACCTTTGTGTCATGGATGCATTAACAGTAGCAAAAGCCACTAATGCGATAGCAGATAAACACCGCCTGGCTATCGTCATGCACATCGCCTGTAAGGGGATGATGCAATGTGGAGATGTCTGCACGTTAACGAAGCTCTCTCAGCCGGCCAATTCGCACCATGTTAAGATATTGGTGGATAGCGGCGTGTTAATATCAAACAAATCTGGTCGTAATGTAGAGCTTTCTATCAATAAGGAAATGATGAAGCAGCTGTCTATGTTCTTCCTGGAGCTGAGTTGATTTTTTTTGCCCTAATATATCGAATTATTTAAATTAATAGAAGTAAAGTAGTTGCTAGATGCATTATGCTGTTGCTTACCTATACTCAAATATATCCAAGTATTTAAATTTATAGAAATAAAAACAACAATAAAATGAGTAAGTTGATTAATAAAATAGCTGTGATCACCGGCGGTACTACCGGCATTGGATTTGCCACCGCGCAGGAGTTTATCGCACAAGGTGCGAAAGTAGTGATCACCGGCAGGAGCCAGGAAGGCGTAGATAAAGCATTGGCTGCATTGGGTGCGGATGCAAAGGGGTTGGTAGCAGACCAGGCTAGCCTGGCTGATGCGGACAAGCTCGCTGCCTTTGTATCGAAGGAGCATGGCAAGGTGGATAATCTGTTTATCAATGCAGGGGTAGGTTCCTTCATTCCTTTTTCGGAGGCGGATGAAGCGCACTTTGACGGTATCATGGATGTGAACTTCAAGGGGGCTTATTTTACGACACAGAAGCTGCTGCCGTTGTTGCGGGATGATGGCACGATCATCTTTCTGTCGAGCGTCAATGCGATCAGTTCTATGCCGGGCGCCAGCGTATATTCTGCGAGTAAGGCAGCGTTGAATTCCCTGTCACGTACATTATCGAGGGAGTTGGCGGGACGTGGTATCCGGGTGAATGCGATCAACCCTGGACCTATTGTTACACCTATACTGCATAAAGCGGGGCTGACACCTGACGAAGTAGACGCTTTCCAACGTACGCTCAGGGAGCAGGTACCGTTGGGGCGTATGGGTGAGTCAGAGGAAGTGGCTAAGCTGGTATCGTTCCTGGCATCGGACGATGCGCGATTTATCACCGGAGGGGATTACAATATTGATGGTGGTATCATTACGCATCCGATTTTACATCAGTCATAAACCAACATATATCCATCCTGTTGCAGGGTAAGGATCAGGGGAGGCTGTCGCACGCAGATCGTGCCGGCAGGCTCCCCGTTCTTTTTTTACTCACCAGGAGGGATGGATACGGTACTGAAGCGGGAGATACTTTTTTTGACTGGTTTGAGGCTGCTGAGATAGGTGTAGATGGCTTTGAGATCTGCGCTATCCATCTGGCTGTAGCTGGACCAGGGCATGATGGTATTGTAGTCTCCCTGCCGGATGTATTCTAATTTGCCGGGCTGGTACATTTTAAACCGTTGTACAAATATGGCTTCGCTCCAGCGGCCGATGCCTGTTTCGTCGTCGGGGGTGATATTGGAGGAGCGGAGGGTGCCGGAAGGTACGGAGAATTGGAAGCCACCTGCCAGTGCTTCGCCGGTGACATATCCTTTTTCCTGGCGGGTATGGCAGAAGGTGCAGCCTGCAGCATTGGTGAGATAGCGGCCATAGTTCAGCTGATCGCAGGTGTCTGGTTTTGTTGCCGGCTGGTTTTTTTCGGGGAGGAGGTTGATGAGTACATTGGTAGGAAAATCTGTTCTGGAGCGGGGGATGTATGTTTTGATAGGTTTCAGTGTGCGGAGGTAGGCGATGATTGCGTAGATATCTTCTTTGTCCATTTTACCATACTCTTTATAAGGCATGAGGGGGAATAGGGCGGTACCATCGCGGCTGACGCCTGTGGTGATGGCGCGGAATATCTCTCCATCAGTCCAGGTGCCCAGTGCGTAAGGGGTGATATTGCGTGCGAAGAACTGTCCGGGGAATCCTTCTTCTCTGCCGAATCCTTGTCCGCCGCTGCCTTCGGTGCCCGGTACGGGAGGGGCGGAGAAGCGGCTGAAGTCGCGGGTGGAGTGGCAGTCCATACAGGCGGTGACGTGATTTGCGAGGTATTGTCCTCTTTTTACTCTTTCTGGTGTGATGTGTATTCGGAGCCTGGGGGCGGGGCCTACATCGGGGAGCAGCCATTTGATATAAGCCAGTGAGCTTGTGACGAGGAGTAGTAAAACCAGGATGGCGGAGCCTGTGACTTGCAGAACTTTCTTCGTTGTTGACATTTTTGTTGGTTAAAATTTATGGTATGCATATGCTGCATGGATATGGTATCTCCGGGGCAAACGATGCCGCAGGACAGTGATGTCCCGGATGTGAAAATGGTTCGTAATGAGAGGAGGATGAGGGATTAAACTTATTAATCAGCTAAAGGCATAGGCTATCTCACATGACTATAAATAAGTTGGCTAGCGCAAGAGGCTGAGAATAAGACGTAGTTCATCTAGTAATGACCGTGATTTGGAAATAACCGGCTAAGTAAGGCATATGGTATAAATGGTGTTAGTGTACTCGTGTCCGTCGCAAATATACATGGGGAATTGACAAGTAGGGAGTTAAATTACAAGAATGCGTAAAAGTACTGGACCAGCGGGCGGCTGATCCAGTACTTTCACGCATAGCACTATACGTAGATGTGTTTATTCGGAGCGAAGGCTTTTGACCGGGTTGTGGAGGGCGGCGCTGATGGATTGATAGCTGACGGTGAGTAGGGTGAGCATCAAAGCGCCGAAGGCGGTGGCAGCGAATATCCACCAGCTGATAGCGGTCTGGTAATAGTAATGCTGGAGCCATTCGTGCATGAGATACCAGGAGACGGGCAGTGCGATGAACAGGGCAATGATGGTCAGCAGTACGAATTCTTTTGACAGCAGTCGCCAGAGGCTGAATACGGAGGCGCCTAATACTTTACGGACGCCGATCTCCTTGATGCGTTGTTCTGCCATGAAGCTGGCCATACCGAACAATCCCAGGCAGCTGATGAAGATAGCCAGCAGGGAGGAGATAGCGGCTAATTTGCCTACTTTTTTCTCACCATCGAACTTGCGTGCATACTCCTGGTCTATGAACATGGGGGAGTAAGGCATATCCGGTGCATATCTTTTACAGGCTGTTTTCAGTTTTTCGAGCGCGGCTTGTTTGTCGACACCCGGTGCCAGGCGTAGGTTGAGGAAGTTGGCGCTTCTGGCACGCATGTAGAAGATGGTTTGTTTTACTGGTTCGTAGGGCGATTGCATCAGCATATCGTGTATAACACCGATGATATGGTAATTGCGTTCATTCCAGCGAACGATCTCTCCTACGGGGTTGGACAGGTTCATGTACCTGGCGGCGGTTTCGTTGATGATCATTGCCAGAGAGTCGGTACCATAGGCCCTGGAGAAATCCCTGCCTTCTTTGATCTTCCAGTCCATTGTCTTGCCGAATTCGTAGGATACGCCTACGTTGGCGAAGTCGTCGTTCATGCCCGGGGGTTTGCCTTTCCATTGCAGGTCGCTGGAATTGCTGTATATCTCCGTAATGGGGCTGCCGGAGGTAGCGAGTTCTTTGATAACACCCGCCTGTGTGAGCTCGTTGCGTAATGCATCGAAATGATCATTCAGTTCTTCTGTATACAGTGGGATACTGACAAGTCCGTCGCGGTTGTAATTGGTAGGACGGTTCTGGGCGTATTGTATCTGCCGGAATACGATGATGGTGCCGATGATCAGGATGACAGAGATAGCAAATTGTGCTACTACCAATGTTTTCCGGGGAATGGCGGCGAAACGTCCGGCACGGAAGGTACCTTTCAGGACTTTAACGGGGCG
Protein-coding regions in this window:
- a CDS encoding potassium/proton antiporter; the encoded protein is MVHQFEYILLFVAGLLIISIMSGRFFSRFGFSSLLITLCIGLLFGNGGKYDFDYNNPGVTLRISEIALCFILFSGGLGTHWSRSRRILLPGLLMSVGGTLLTALTLGTGIHFLLGWPWLLSVLMGAIVSSTDAAAVFSILESTGLKLKNGLSDTLEFESGTNDPMAYFLTFSLTTMLTMPEQSWKEMLWNFLVNMSIGAFTGYLAGRGATWMMLRAQLKRGESAVVYIGLVLLLYALNVIAGGSALLAMYIAGIVIGNTPDLNREESENFFTSFNWLMETILFLVLGFQLYLQDLKFAIWDGLIISGMLMFVARPLGVMIGLLPAAQYKLREKVFLSWVGLRGATPIVFALIPVVHQVQQSVQLFNISFVIVLTSILLQGNTVGQVAGWLKVKEAEG
- a CDS encoding TonB-dependent receptor, producing MKKNKLSGGRPSAPGMRVLVFLRFMKLTTILLLGACLQVSANAYSQQGKITINTKRMQLAQVLSLIEKQGNVRFVYSNDVLPNQQFVAVTVKDETVERVLSEILRNTSLTFRQLDKELIVIAPGATVIQNIPVKGKVTDSKGDALIGVSVQIAGTSRGTITGADGSYQIEAPGSATLVFSYIGYLQQQIAVNDRTRIDLVLQEDTKGLSEVVVVGYGAQKKVNLTGSVATVSAQQLTARPVTNVQNALQGLVPGLTVLSRPGDVGRDAGTITVRGRTNLSSPGPMVIIDGIPSSNRDLAALNPNDIENMSVLKDAASSAIYGSRAANGVILITTKKGTAGKMSVDLNASYGIQSPTRIPKYLGSGDYARLYNEALTNAGKSPIYKPEQIARFENGSDPDLYPNTDWYGQTLKKNPTYKDVQLGVSGSSKNSMYYLSFGYMNQESLVPYKGSNRYTVRLNTSSQVLPILNIGANVSMVKQDIDNNGGDLSWTELNRSLPTAVARHSDGSWGTVNGGVTDGTTAKNNVLRILDEAGRRKDRDFTFMGGLNGTLTPLKGLTIKGLASLKMDYRTANRFWSTMPPLTDFITKQPLASTQNKINEMQEKWIRQQEVLLQAYAEYEKSLNRHHTRVMVGASQESNIYRDQLTGRRNFPVNNLGTVGAGSSNPADFSTEDKLTDLTAARKPNGTYSESWAMRSFFGRINYNYDEKYLLEANLRLDLSSRFDPDYRKAWFPSVSAGWRLSEEQFMKDIKWIDNLKLRTSWGVLGNQNEVVPGNYYTFLTTNLGYGFDGVAADGIWQVRGVNRQTSWEKVYMTNVGVDATLWEGKLSVTADYFIKRTEGILLAKNFPATYGIEKVAFVNAGSTRNRGVEIMLSHSNRIGKDFTYDISVNVSKIKNTILSLGDDRQRINSYWIEKVGESVGSFFGYEAIGLFRDENDVKQHATQSVATRAGDIKYKDQNGDGKIDANDRVVMGNDVPWLNYGINLGMVYKGIDLNVITYGVSDVKVYLVNEASFSFFNGAGVKPYHLNRWTKDNPDPNAQYPRLLTSADGSHNYQNISSFWLYNGAYFRIRSITAGYTLPANWTKRVGMKSARIYIAANNPFTFMADKRLTDYDPEMASGRGGYPGVKTWAAGVNIKF
- a CDS encoding glucose 1-dehydrogenase; the encoded protein is MSKLINKIAVITGGTTGIGFATAQEFIAQGAKVVITGRSQEGVDKALAALGADAKGLVADQASLADADKLAAFVSKEHGKVDNLFINAGVGSFIPFSEADEAHFDGIMDVNFKGAYFTTQKLLPLLRDDGTIIFLSSVNAISSMPGASVYSASKAALNSLSRTLSRELAGRGIRVNAINPGPIVTPILHKAGLTPDEVDAFQRTLREQVPLGRMGESEEVAKLVSFLASDDARFITGGDYNIDGGIITHPILHQS
- a CDS encoding RagB/SusD family nutrient uptake outer membrane protein, which translates into the protein MKKVTFIIGTIIVLSGLWSSCGKDFLERVPENEIPEVNFWKNDNDAYLALNGIYNSLGKEVIYDDGATDNAHAQYQWESNATFISQGTVTTDVNEGWDYNAIRRANYFLENVDKVNMNDALKARYKAEARFLRAYYYCNLVNKIGDVPLVTKVLTAEGSYVPRDPRATVLNFILTELDECAKVLPERYAGGGTDNGTHTERGRATKGAALALKARMHLYNGQWQQAVDAASAVMAIPGYDLFTVSSESGRDTQDNYAAWVNFTDAAEQRRFRLGLRSYEKLFIAANNNNKEVIFDRQLIKQRDDKSTTTFLLSADMGGWSSVTPTQELVNAYESFKTGLPVVPPSPAERAKRYAARETDPLFYEEYKNRDPRFYASILFDKSPWSNLEANYVFKWIKGGSNRSRTGYNFRKLVDPDAWNERINSYANTMLLRFAEVLLTYAEAKNELSGPDATVYDAIDRIRVRAGMPVLDRAQYGTQDRLRTAIRRERRIELAVEGQRYMDIRRWKIAPDVMKTIMDLENTPAQDRVWNDKLYLMPVPQKERDLNPQLTQNSGY
- a CDS encoding c-type cytochrome, with the translated sequence MSTTKKVLQVTGSAILVLLLLVTSSLAYIKWLLPDVGPAPRLRIHITPERVKRGQYLANHVTACMDCHSTRDFSRFSAPPVPGTEGSGGQGFGREEGFPGQFFARNITPYALGTWTDGEIFRAITTGVSRDGTALFPLMPYKEYGKMDKEDIYAIIAYLRTLKPIKTYIPRSRTDFPTNVLINLLPEKNQPATKPDTCDQLNYGRYLTNAAGCTFCHTRQEKGYVTGEALAGGFQFSVPSGTLRSSNITPDDETGIGRWSEAIFVQRFKMYQPGKLEYIRQGDYNTIMPWSSYSQMDSADLKAIYTYLSSLKPVKKSISRFSTVSIPPGE
- a CDS encoding ArsR/SmtB family transcription factor, with protein sequence MDALTVAKATNAIADKHRLAIVMHIACKGMMQCGDVCTLTKLSQPANSHHVKILVDSGVLISNKSGRNVELSINKEMMKQLSMFFLELS